The window AGGAACTGATAGTCCAAAGTACAGCAAATATACTGGGAGATATTGACTTAGGTTTAGGTTCGACTACTATTAGCTTTGGTTCTTCAACTGTTGCAAGAACTCTAAAGTTAAAGTCAAAGTATAGCTATGGTTCAAAGGGAGTTGTGCGAGGATTAGCCATTACTGCGGCAGGTAATGTAGGTATTGGGATTGATAATCCAAGTAAAAGTTTAGAAGTGAATGGTACTACAAAAACTTCAGGCTTCCAAATGACAAACGGAAGTGCTTTAGATGGTAAAATCTTACAATCTGATGCGAGTGGAAATGCTTCTTGGGTTGACCCTGGAACATTAAGTGGTGTTGGAATATGGGATGAAACAAATTCTGTTGCAAACTATTATGGTAGTGTAGGAATTGGAACTGCTAATGTAGGAACACATAAATTAGTAGTTGCAGGCTCTATCAACGCTACTCTAATTAAAGTAACAGAAACAGTACCAAGCTCCGACTATGTATTCGAAGCCGATTATTCCTTAATGCCATTAAATGAGTTAGAAACATTTGTAAAAACAAATAAACACTTACCTGAAGTAATGAGTGCCGAAGAGTTTGCTAAAGACGGCTATTCTTTAGGTGAAATGGATGATATTTTACTACGTAAGGTAGAAGAATTAACTCTTTATGTGATAGATCAAGATAAAACCATTAATACTCAGCAGGAAACTCTAGAGCAACAACAAATTCTACTCGAAAAACAGCAAAAGCTGATTGACCAATTATTAGAAGCACAGAAATAATATTCTTAAGATAGTTGCTCATGAATGCCCTCCTCTAAAAGGGATGGTTCTGGGAGCTTAAGGAATACTTTGTTTCACAATACACGATTTAAATTAAAACCTATATCATGAAGGTAAAAAATATACTAATAAGCTTATTATTAGCTATTATTTCCCATGGACTTATTGCTCAATCGGTCTCCGTGCAATGGCTAAAGAATAGCGATGGAGCAAGCTGGGATTTGGTGAGCGATATGAAAATGGATACTGCTAATAATATGTTTGTGGTGGGTAATTTCACTTCTACTGCCAAAAGAGACATTAAAAGCAGCGAAGGCAATAAGGACATCTTTATTGCAAAATATAATTCTGATGGAGAACAAACTTGGTTTCATCAAGTGAAAAGCAAAGATTATTGCCATATCAATAGCTTAGACCTCACTGAGGATGGTAAACTATTAATCTCAGGTTTCTTTAATGAGGAAATCATGCTCGATGAATACCAATTGAAAGCAAAAAAAGGAAATCAAGCCTTTTTTGCAGTGATTGATACAGCCGGGAAGTTCCAGATGGTAAAACATATTGAAGGTTATTTTAAAGGCCTACCCATTTTTGTACAACAAAGAGCTGATAAAGGTTATTGGTTTGTGGGTAGTTATACACGAGATTTAGTCATTGATAAAGAAACCTTTAAAGGAAATTATAGCTCCGAAATATTTGTTGGGAGCTTTAATAAAGATGGAGAATTGGAAAACCATTTGATATTAAATGGCAACGGAGATGAAGAGGTAAAAGGAGTAACCACTACTCTGGATGGTCATTTATTACTAACCGGAAGTTTTGAGAAAAACCTTCATATTGGAAGCCAAACTTTCTACTCCAAAGGATATACCGATGCTTTTTTAGTGGAGCTGAATAATGATTTGGAAGTTGTGGATAGCAAACAGCTGGGTGGCGTTTATAAGGATTATGGCAAAAGCATTGGTTTCGACCATGAAGGCCATTATTTATGGGCAGGATGTTTTTCAGCTCAATTGCAAACAGAAGCCCAGTTCCCCATGCAATCTAGTGGGAATTACGATGTGTTTATTGCCAAGTATAATCCCGAGCGAGAACTCCTATGGATGGAACAATTGGGTGGCAAGGCCAATGACTATTTAATGTCGGTGGCATGTAACCAATACAATAGCATTTACCTAAGTGGAAGTTTTAGAGGAAGCATAGAAAAAGAAGAGCAAGAAATAGAGTCGGTAGACTTTTCTTCTGATGTCTTTCTGGCCAAATTTGAGGCCGGTGGCAAATTTAGATATATGGAAGCCTTGGGAGATACCAATGCCGATTATGCTCGACAACTCATTGTCGACACCGAAAACTATATTTACCTCTCCGGAAATTTCAATGAAAAGTTTAAAGCCTTAGAAGATACCAGCCTCCGAGCAGATCAAGAGGACTATTTTCTAACCAGATTGTATGATTGTGATTTTAGCAAAGCCATACAATTGCCTTCAGATACGGCATTATGTGCTCAGATATTTGAGATACAAGCCGACACCAATTATGTGGAATATATTTGGAATGATATTTCAGGAAATTCTACTAAGAAGGCCGATACCACAGCCATGTATTATTTAATAGCTAAAGATGAATTTGAGTGCCTATCCAGAGATAGCATATTCATACAGCTTAACGATGACCCAAGAGTAGACTTGGGTGAGGATATGGTGGTTTACCAAGGTGATGTGATACAATTGGTAGCTGATCCCCATTTAGAATCTTATCAATGGAATGACCAATCTACACTTTCTTATATGGAGATAAACACTCAAAACTTAGTTTTAGGCGATCATCATTATTCGGTTGCTGTTTTAGATACCAATTTCTGTCAGGGCCAAGGAGAAATTAATATTACAGTTTTGGGAATGGATGATTTAGAAAGCGAAGGAAACAATGAGCTAAGCCTACAAATTTACCCCAATCCAGCTAAAGAGCAATGCTTTCTCAAATTAGAGAACCTCAACTTGAGAGAAGCTTTACAACTAGAGTTCTGTACTCTTGAAGGAACTCGATTATGGGAATTAAAACCCGATATATCCTCCATAAATATGGAGATGGAATTAAATGTGCAGGACTTGGTTCCTGGCACCTATATTTTAATGATTAAAAATGGAACTGTGACTCTGGAGGATAGGGTTGTGGTGGTTAAATAAGTATTATAATGAGAAAGATAAATGTTTTAATACTGTTAATGTTTTGTTTGATTGGTACAGTATACTCTCAAATGAATGAAGGTACAGCCCTTCCTAATGTGTTACCTTCAAACCCTAAAGCATATGAATTTATGAAGTATGGTGAAATACCAGTAGGAAAGTATACTGGTGTCCCCAATATCTCAATTCCCATTTATACTATCAATGCTAAAGGACTCGATATACCAATCTATCTGTCATATCATAGTACTGGTTTTAAAGTTAATGAAGAAGCGGGATGGACTGGTTTAGGATGGACTTTAAATGCAGGAGGGTCTATAACTCAAGTTATTCAAGGATATGATGATTATGGGTTCTATAGGCACAGATCATTACCGGATTTTCAGGAAATAGAGCCTAATTTACCTGATGGTGCACTGGCAGGATGCGAACCTTTTTGGATTGCAGGAACTAATCACATAAGCCACGGTGGATTACTACATCCTTCTTATCCAGAAGGTGTTTGGGACAGTGAACCTGATATTTTTAAATTTAGCTTCTTGGATTATTCTGGTAGTTTTATCCTGGATTGGGAAAATGAAGAATTTGTTTGCTTATCAGACCCCAATATTCTCATTGAATCAAACTATTCTGCTGGAGGAACCCCTGGGGACTTTACTATAATTGTATCAGAAGGACATCACTTTGTTTTTCTAATCAAAGAGGTAGGGACATTTATCTCTCACTATTCAGAGAGTGAAGAAATGGGTGGTGGAATAGGCAGCAATATTACAGATCTTGTAAACCATAATGAAAAATCCTTCAGAACCTATCAATTAATTCAAATTATAACAAATCAAGGAGATGTTATCGATTATGAATACACCAATACAGATGAGGTTGATGGGTATCCAAATATTTCGAAGCACATGTACTTTTATGAGCCTTTTTTAAACTCAAGCGATTTCCAAGTTTTGGGAATCAATCAGTTTGACATATTAAAGACTATTACTGCATCCAAACAAGAATATTCTTATTTAACTTCAATTGAATTTGATGGAGGTTATATTAAATTTAATTCTACTGATGATAGGTTAGACATTATCTCAGCTCTAAAGCTAAATAGTATTGAATTGAGGAAAAGTAAAAATAATTATGTGCCGGTTAAGACTTTTAATTTCGAGTATGATTATTTTAATGGTCATTCTAATGGCGAGAATTTGGACTCTTATTTAATAGAAACAAGTATCATTAAAACGAATGATGAACTGACCAAAAGATTAAAGCTATTATCTGTGCAAGAAGTCGGAAAGCCAACTTATGAGTTTGAATACTTTGAAGAGAATCCTCTTCCTAAAAAGACATCTTTAGCAACAGATTATTGGGGATATTATAATGGGGTTTTGATTAATGAATCACTTTTCCCCAATATTTATAGGTTTGGTTTTCCTTATAATGAAAATTCATTCTATGAGCGTATACGTTACAATAATAAGAGTTCAAGTGTTGAGCATACAAAATCCAGTGTTCTTAAAAATATTGTTTATCCAACAGGAGGATACACAGTATTTGATTACGAATTAAATAGTTTTGATAACTATTATGTACCCAATATTGATGACGGTGAGCAAGGTTATTTACGTATAGGTCCAGACCTGCCACAATCCTTAATTGAGCATGGAGCAGCAATTTTTGGGGAAACTACTTTTTTTGAGGGAAGTGCACAGTTAAGCCTGTGGGGATGTGATTGGAATGATTGTGACAATTCACCTCATATAAGAATTTATTCCTATAAAGACACAGAGGAAAATGGCCTCTTGGATGCGTATATAAATAATGGGTATGGTGTGATGCCAACATTAAATGAATTGGGTGCACAGCCAGGGGGAGACAATTATGATGCATATATTGATCAGGTGATTGATATAACAATGGATAATCCTGAGCCCAATGCAGTTGAGCATTTTCCAGATCTAGAATACGAATTCAAAAGAGGATTAGTTTGGGTAGAAAATGTGGGTGGAGGCTGCGGATATTCGCCTCCGTCAATAGCCAGTGGTGCATATCTACATTTGTCCTATTTTGATTATGGGGAAAATAATAATCTTTCATTTGGAAGTGGACTACGAGTGAAGAAAATAGAATCTTATAATGAAAATGACAACCTGATCGGAAAAAATGAATTTATATATGAAAGAGGAAAATTAATGTCTCCACTTGTATATGCAAATAAGCATACTACTCCTTTTCATGACGAAATGTTAGAGCTTGTTTATGATGACCCCATTATTCCTTGCGTTGAGGTTTGTGAGGAAAGACGTGTACATGCATATAAATACAATATTTACTCTGCTAGTTTGACAGGAATATCAACTTCAGC is drawn from Lentimicrobium sp. L6 and contains these coding sequences:
- a CDS encoding T9SS type A sorting domain-containing protein, giving the protein MKVKNILISLLLAIISHGLIAQSVSVQWLKNSDGASWDLVSDMKMDTANNMFVVGNFTSTAKRDIKSSEGNKDIFIAKYNSDGEQTWFHQVKSKDYCHINSLDLTEDGKLLISGFFNEEIMLDEYQLKAKKGNQAFFAVIDTAGKFQMVKHIEGYFKGLPIFVQQRADKGYWFVGSYTRDLVIDKETFKGNYSSEIFVGSFNKDGELENHLILNGNGDEEVKGVTTTLDGHLLLTGSFEKNLHIGSQTFYSKGYTDAFLVELNNDLEVVDSKQLGGVYKDYGKSIGFDHEGHYLWAGCFSAQLQTEAQFPMQSSGNYDVFIAKYNPERELLWMEQLGGKANDYLMSVACNQYNSIYLSGSFRGSIEKEEQEIESVDFSSDVFLAKFEAGGKFRYMEALGDTNADYARQLIVDTENYIYLSGNFNEKFKALEDTSLRADQEDYFLTRLYDCDFSKAIQLPSDTALCAQIFEIQADTNYVEYIWNDISGNSTKKADTTAMYYLIAKDEFECLSRDSIFIQLNDDPRVDLGEDMVVYQGDVIQLVADPHLESYQWNDQSTLSYMEINTQNLVLGDHHYSVAVLDTNFCQGQGEINITVLGMDDLESEGNNELSLQIYPNPAKEQCFLKLENLNLREALQLEFCTLEGTRLWELKPDISSINMEMELNVQDLVPGTYILMIKNGTVTLEDRVVVVK